The Erythrobacter aurantius genome includes a window with the following:
- a CDS encoding efflux RND transporter periplasmic adaptor subunit: MSFLPSNISFSRHILPILAVVGLIVATLYTIGSLPDRSITEPENQPPKAAGALADAPRVSGSGIVEPASEVIDIGSALSGLVTDVRVAPGDRVEKGQVLFLVDDRAARAALAEANAAIREARAAIAEAQTARDTARQQLALYESLSDPAAVSRSEVIRAEGEAQAASSRLELARARLNAAQARAGSAQTELNRLTVRAPIAGEILAVNIRPGEFVATQGGNGQPFIQMGETNPLHVRVDIDENEAVRVKLGAPATISPRGAAEIRVEASFVRVEPQVVPKRSLTNSAAERVDVRVLQVIYALPQSKEAEVFRVGQQIDAFVAADASGEE, encoded by the coding sequence ATGTCTTTCCTGCCCTCCAACATCAGTTTTTCGCGCCATATCCTGCCAATCCTGGCGGTTGTCGGCTTGATCGTGGCCACACTTTACACGATTGGCAGCCTGCCCGATCGCAGCATAACCGAGCCGGAGAACCAGCCGCCCAAGGCTGCTGGTGCGCTGGCCGATGCACCACGTGTGTCCGGCTCGGGCATTGTCGAACCGGCAAGCGAAGTGATCGATATCGGTTCGGCGCTCTCCGGGCTTGTAACCGATGTCCGGGTGGCTCCGGGTGATCGGGTGGAAAAGGGACAAGTGCTGTTCCTGGTAGATGATCGAGCAGCTCGTGCCGCGCTTGCCGAAGCCAATGCCGCAATCCGCGAAGCCCGCGCCGCAATCGCCGAAGCGCAGACCGCGCGCGACACTGCACGTCAGCAGCTCGCACTCTACGAAAGCCTTAGCGATCCGGCCGCCGTCAGCCGTTCCGAAGTAATCCGGGCCGAAGGAGAGGCACAGGCCGCCTCCAGCCGGCTTGAACTGGCGCGGGCGCGCCTGAATGCGGCGCAGGCACGCGCAGGAAGCGCACAGACGGAATTGAACCGACTTACGGTGCGAGCGCCAATTGCCGGAGAAATCCTGGCGGTGAACATCCGGCCGGGCGAATTCGTCGCGACCCAAGGCGGAAACGGGCAGCCCTTTATCCAGATGGGCGAAACCAATCCGCTGCATGTGCGTGTCGACATCGACGAAAACGAAGCCGTTCGCGTCAAGCTGGGCGCACCCGCAACAATCTCGCCACGCGGTGCTGCCGAAATACGGGTTGAAGCCAGTTTCGTCCGGGTCGAACCGCAGGTCGTGCCCAAACGCTCGCTCACCAACAGCGCAGCCGAAAGGGTCGATGTTCGGGTGCTTCAGGTGATCTATGCTCTGCCGCAGAGCAAGGAAGCCGAAGTCTTCCGTGTCGGCCAGCAGATCGACGCTTTCGTCGCTGCCGATGCTTCCGGCGAAGAGTGA
- a CDS encoding DUF3604 domain-containing protein, translating into MHKSWVGLAAASLMTIAVAGCSGDAALDPAQTGDGENTIELAEFPDRPYWGDTHLHTDNSIDAFGFGVRLGPEDALRFARGEEVTATTGAKARLSRPLDFLVIADHSDGLGATRRLYDAPRWYVDWVIGDETVLRWYDLMHEGPEGSQQAIAELITAAANGTLPESFSDPEQAREGTEDIWNTQIGLLDRYNEPGVFTAFAGFEWTLMPDGNNLHRVVMFRDGSDKTRKILPFGGIDADVQQLWEYMASYEKETGGNVLAIPHNGNLSNGLMFEMTMPDGSPMTSEYAARRAKAEPVVEVTQIKGDGETHPFLSPNDEMAGFGVKGWELGNLPLTLRSTPDMYAGSYARSALLRGLSLEQQLGVNPYAFGMIGSTDSHTALASGDEDNFFGKHTGNEPANQGRAMEPQNLGTREGRFGWHYLAGGYAAAWARGNTRAEIFDAFKRREVYATTGPRMSVRVFGGFDFSASDWDGDWVRAGYTRGVPMGGELTDAGTAPTFLISALKDPDGANLDRAQVVKGWVDASGAMQERVYDVVWSDMDKRPRTARGLTPVGDTVNRADATYTNTIGAPELRTTWTDPDYAAGQRAFYYVRVIEIPTPRWTLFDAVRFGFELTGDALEDAVAQERAYTSPIWLKPKGAGAT; encoded by the coding sequence ATGCACAAGTCATGGGTTGGGCTCGCTGCGGCAAGCCTGATGACGATTGCGGTAGCAGGATGCAGCGGCGATGCGGCGCTGGATCCGGCTCAAACCGGTGATGGCGAAAATACGATCGAACTCGCCGAGTTTCCCGATCGTCCCTATTGGGGCGACACGCACCTCCACACCGACAATTCGATCGACGCTTTCGGATTTGGCGTGAGGCTGGGGCCGGAGGATGCGCTGCGGTTTGCTCGGGGTGAGGAAGTCACCGCCACTACGGGGGCGAAGGCCCGGCTTTCCAGACCGCTCGATTTCCTCGTCATCGCAGACCATTCCGACGGGCTTGGTGCAACCCGCAGGCTGTATGACGCGCCGCGCTGGTACGTCGATTGGGTGATCGGCGACGAAACCGTGCTGCGCTGGTATGACCTGATGCACGAAGGGCCAGAAGGATCGCAGCAAGCTATTGCCGAACTGATCACGGCGGCCGCTAACGGAACTTTGCCCGAATCCTTCAGCGATCCCGAACAGGCGCGGGAAGGGACGGAAGACATCTGGAACACCCAGATTGGCCTGCTCGATCGCTACAATGAGCCCGGTGTCTTTACCGCCTTTGCAGGCTTCGAATGGACGCTAATGCCGGACGGCAACAACCTGCACCGCGTCGTGATGTTTCGCGATGGCAGCGACAAGACCCGCAAAATCCTGCCGTTCGGCGGGATTGACGCGGATGTGCAGCAGCTGTGGGAATACATGGCCTCCTATGAAAAGGAGACCGGCGGCAATGTCCTGGCGATTCCGCACAACGGCAATCTTTCGAACGGGTTGATGTTCGAAATGACTATGCCCGACGGTTCGCCGATGACGTCAGAATACGCCGCAAGGCGGGCCAAGGCGGAGCCGGTGGTCGAAGTCACCCAGATCAAGGGCGACGGGGAAACCCATCCCTTCCTTTCTCCCAATGACGAAATGGCCGGTTTCGGCGTCAAAGGGTGGGAACTGGGCAACCTCCCGCTTACCCTTCGCAGCACTCCTGACATGTATGCCGGTTCATACGCCCGCTCTGCGCTGTTGCGTGGGCTCTCGCTGGAACAGCAACTGGGTGTGAACCCCTATGCGTTCGGCATGATCGGGTCGACAGACAGCCACACGGCGCTGGCTTCCGGAGACGAAGACAACTTTTTCGGTAAACACACAGGCAACGAACCCGCCAATCAGGGCAGGGCGATGGAGCCGCAGAACCTCGGCACGCGTGAGGGGCGGTTCGGCTGGCATTATCTCGCCGGGGGCTATGCCGCCGCCTGGGCGCGCGGCAACACCCGTGCGGAAATCTTCGATGCCTTCAAGCGGCGTGAAGTTTACGCCACCACCGGCCCGCGCATGAGTGTGCGGGTATTCGGCGGCTTCGATTTTTCAGCGAGCGACTGGGATGGCGATTGGGTGCGGGCCGGCTACACCCGCGGTGTGCCAATGGGAGGCGAACTGACCGATGCGGGCACGGCACCGACGTTCCTGATCAGCGCGCTGAAGGACCCTGACGGTGCCAATCTGGACCGGGCGCAGGTGGTAAAGGGCTGGGTCGATGCCAGCGGCGCGATGCAGGAGCGGGTCTATGATGTCGTGTGGAGCGACATGGACAAGCGGCCCCGCACCGCGCGCGGGCTGACTCCGGTGGGCGATACCGTCAACAGGGCGGATGCGACCTATACCAACACCATCGGCGCTCCCGAATTGCGCACCACCTGGACCGATCCCGATTATGCTGCTGGACAGCGGGCGTTCTATTATGTGCGGGTGATCGAGATCCCGACACCGCGCTGGACGCTGTTCGATGCGGTGCGGTTTGGTTTCGAGTTGACGGGCGATGCGCTGGAAGATGCCGTCGCGCAGGAGCGTGCCTATACCTCGCCGATCTGGCTCAAGCCCAAGGGTGCGGGGGCAACGTGA
- a CDS encoding MaoC family dehydratase: protein MAGRYFDEWQVGDAIEHEIRRTVTETDNLLFSTMTHNPQPLHLDVEAAKASGFGQILVNSTFTFALLVGLSVGDTTLGTLVANLGFDKVVTPKPVFIGDTLHARSVVKELRASNSRPDAGIVTFTHELLNQRDEVVCRCERSALLQRKG, encoded by the coding sequence ATGGCAGGCCGGTATTTTGACGAATGGCAGGTCGGCGATGCGATCGAGCACGAAATCCGCCGCACCGTTACGGAGACGGATAATCTGCTGTTCTCCACGATGACACACAACCCGCAGCCTCTGCACCTTGATGTGGAGGCGGCAAAGGCAAGCGGGTTTGGCCAGATCCTCGTCAATTCGACTTTCACCTTCGCTCTGCTTGTGGGGCTGTCGGTGGGGGACACGACGCTGGGTACGCTGGTGGCGAACCTGGGGTTTGACAAGGTGGTGACGCCCAAGCCGGTGTTTATCGGCGATACCTTGCATGCGCGCAGCGTGGTCAAGGAATTGCGTGCCAGCAATTCGCGCCCCGATGCCGGGATCGTCACCTTCACGCACGAACTGCTCAATCAGCGTGACGAGGTGGTGTGCCGCTGCGAACGTTCTGCCTTGCTTCAGCGCAAGGGTTAG
- a CDS encoding efflux transporter outer membrane subunit: MQRPLPRLVTLCLSLSLAACVAGPAPEVATPPPVLPDAFYYQPDSSTGAALDALLPRNDPAFASLSQAAISGAPSLAEALARIEAARAGAARAGAERLPNISAQGTVTENRINTAQFGQAGQQGFIPEVQTSYGANIVASWDADIFGRLKAQERAALARIDAANASAAAVRIALISEVAGSVIDWRVLNARAAAIQDDVLAARQLADLARSREDAGIAPGFDRVRAEAAASASKSRLAALESEKVRIIGRLITLTGLSGSQVNAVLAQAGEPMETGMAPAALPSDLLANRPDVVAAAAQLAAADAELAATARSRFPRLTLSAVLGLLAFDPEDLFDDDSFVSTLTAGIAGPLLNFGRIEAEIDGAAAQKKIAFQAYRGAVFQALGDAEAAYGLIAAADREAALATAERDQLQRAASLANDRFRAGLASLLEVLEARRAADASGERAAAAIGRAQRARVLLWQSLGGDAPATEPEAG; this comes from the coding sequence ATGCAGCGCCCACTCCCTCGCCTCGTCACCCTCTGCCTGTCGCTTTCCCTAGCGGCTTGCGTGGCAGGCCCTGCACCTGAAGTGGCGACACCGCCGCCAGTCTTGCCGGACGCGTTCTACTATCAGCCTGACAGTTCGACAGGGGCGGCGCTTGATGCCCTGCTTCCTCGGAATGATCCCGCTTTTGCCAGCCTTTCGCAGGCTGCGATCTCGGGTGCGCCGAGCCTTGCCGAAGCTCTAGCCCGGATCGAAGCTGCTCGTGCCGGAGCGGCGCGCGCCGGAGCCGAACGCCTCCCGAACATATCGGCTCAGGGTACCGTCACTGAAAACAGGATCAACACCGCGCAGTTCGGTCAGGCCGGCCAGCAGGGCTTCATTCCCGAGGTGCAGACATCCTATGGCGCCAACATCGTAGCCAGCTGGGATGCAGACATTTTCGGCAGGCTCAAGGCGCAGGAACGCGCAGCTCTTGCCCGGATAGATGCGGCCAATGCATCGGCGGCGGCTGTTCGCATTGCATTGATTTCCGAAGTGGCAGGCAGCGTGATCGACTGGCGTGTGTTGAATGCCCGCGCGGCGGCAATTCAGGACGATGTGCTGGCCGCGCGGCAATTGGCCGATCTTGCGCGCAGCCGAGAAGATGCCGGGATCGCACCCGGATTTGACAGGGTTCGCGCCGAAGCGGCCGCAAGCGCTTCAAAGTCGCGCCTTGCCGCGCTTGAAAGCGAGAAAGTGCGGATTATCGGGCGACTCATTACCCTCACCGGGCTGAGTGGATCACAAGTCAACGCAGTCCTCGCGCAAGCCGGTGAACCAATGGAAACCGGGATGGCACCTGCTGCGCTTCCTTCCGATCTGTTGGCCAACCGTCCGGATGTGGTTGCCGCAGCCGCGCAACTCGCCGCCGCCGATGCAGAGCTTGCCGCAACTGCCCGCTCCCGCTTCCCCCGTCTCACCCTGTCTGCCGTGCTTGGATTGCTGGCATTCGATCCCGAGGATCTGTTTGACGATGATTCCTTCGTCAGCACGCTGACTGCGGGGATTGCCGGCCCCTTGCTGAACTTTGGCAGGATCGAAGCGGAAATCGACGGTGCGGCTGCGCAGAAGAAGATCGCGTTTCAGGCCTATCGCGGAGCGGTGTTTCAGGCGCTTGGTGATGCGGAGGCCGCCTATGGCCTGATCGCCGCAGCAGACCGTGAGGCCGCGCTTGCCACTGCCGAGCGTGATCAGTTGCAGCGCGCAGCCAGCCTTGCGAACGACCGGTTCCGTGCAGGGCTTGCGAGCTTGCTCGAAGTGCTCGAAGCGCGCCGTGCCGCAGATGCCAGCGGAGAGCGTGCGGCTGCCGCAATCGGAAGGGCGCAACGGGCGCGGGTGTTGTTGTGGCAATCGCTTGGCGGCGATGCGCCAGCGACAGAGCCAGAGGCAGGTTAA
- a CDS encoding peptidyl-prolyl cis-trans isomerase, whose protein sequence is MKLPDWAREPLVHFIGLGALVYLALTWGGMPVDPASRMIRVDADQKAQLALGFERVMGRAPTDAELDARIERYVREEVLYREALRLGLDQGDAVVRQRLVAKMDMSASAAAEVADPDEAELRAFFEENASRYADALLVSFEQAYFSSEAAARNAMSRANGGEETGEPISLPRRVENERFAEIQIRFGEQFARGLAALDQGAQWQGPVPSGFGWHLVRLQSRKPVAADFDTVRDRVENDWRNAQIEQRKQRAYEILRSAYRVDIAR, encoded by the coding sequence GTGAAGCTACCTGACTGGGCCCGCGAACCGCTGGTCCACTTCATCGGGCTCGGGGCGCTGGTCTATCTCGCGCTCACATGGGGCGGGATGCCCGTTGATCCGGCTTCACGCATGATCCGCGTGGATGCGGATCAGAAAGCGCAGCTTGCTCTGGGCTTCGAGCGGGTGATGGGTCGCGCGCCGACCGACGCAGAGCTTGACGCGCGGATAGAACGATATGTGCGCGAGGAAGTGCTCTATCGCGAAGCCTTGCGACTGGGTCTGGATCAGGGCGATGCGGTGGTGCGCCAGCGGCTTGTCGCAAAGATGGACATGTCCGCGAGTGCCGCCGCCGAAGTGGCGGATCCGGATGAGGCAGAACTGCGTGCCTTTTTCGAGGAAAACGCCAGTCGATATGCCGATGCGTTGTTGGTCAGTTTCGAGCAGGCCTATTTCTCCAGCGAAGCGGCGGCCCGCAATGCCATGTCGCGTGCGAACGGTGGTGAGGAGACAGGCGAGCCGATCAGCCTTCCGCGCCGCGTCGAGAATGAACGTTTTGCCGAAATCCAGATTCGTTTCGGTGAGCAATTCGCACGCGGGCTGGCGGCGCTGGATCAGGGCGCGCAATGGCAGGGGCCTGTGCCTTCCGGCTTTGGCTGGCACCTGGTCCGCCTGCAAAGCCGCAAACCCGTTGCGGCTGATTTCGATACAGTGCGCGACCGGGTCGAAAACGATTGGCGCAACGCCCAGATCGAGCAGCGCAAACAGCGTGCTTACGAGATCCTTCGCAGCGCCTACCGGGTCGACATTGCGAGGTGA
- a CDS encoding HupE/UreJ family protein gives MLAILFAAVAIPLNADELRPAVIEMVEREADRWVMEWKLPVTVSRGQGALPVASPVYPEACEPIGDPAQRATALTVQGRQELRCEGDLAGEAFGLSELLGNSDAIARLVPLERPVQSFRLTSDAPTATILAQPGTWQVLRDYFVIGAEHILFGWDHLLFVIALVLLVRAPWEVVKAATAFTVAHSITLVATSLGYTGLPSRPVEAIIALSIVFLAVEVALVLRDPERRTFTRRFPWVVAFAFGLFHGFGFAGALADIGLPQGEVVPALLAFNLGVEAGQLLVVAGVIALLALMRRTVPVAENPALKIATYAIGTIGSFWLIERVIG, from the coding sequence TTGCTGGCGATCCTTTTTGCGGCCGTCGCCATTCCCCTGAATGCGGATGAATTGCGCCCTGCCGTCATCGAAATGGTCGAGAGAGAGGCTGACCGATGGGTGATGGAGTGGAAGTTGCCAGTGACGGTATCGCGCGGACAGGGCGCACTGCCTGTCGCCTCTCCCGTTTACCCCGAAGCCTGCGAACCGATAGGCGATCCCGCCCAACGGGCCACTGCGCTCACAGTGCAAGGGCGGCAGGAACTCCGCTGCGAGGGCGATCTCGCTGGCGAGGCGTTCGGCCTGAGCGAGTTGCTCGGCAATTCTGACGCGATTGCGCGGCTGGTGCCCCTTGAAAGACCAGTGCAGAGTTTCCGCCTTACTTCCGATGCACCGACGGCGACCATCCTCGCGCAACCGGGCACATGGCAGGTGTTGCGGGACTATTTCGTCATCGGAGCCGAGCACATCCTTTTCGGCTGGGATCACCTGCTGTTTGTGATCGCTTTGGTGTTGCTGGTGCGCGCACCTTGGGAGGTGGTGAAGGCCGCCACCGCTTTTACCGTGGCCCATTCGATAACTCTGGTTGCGACAAGCCTCGGTTACACCGGTCTTCCAAGCCGACCGGTCGAGGCCATCATCGCATTGTCGATAGTGTTTCTCGCAGTCGAAGTTGCGCTTGTGCTGCGCGATCCTGAAAGGCGCACCTTCACCCGGCGCTTCCCATGGGTGGTCGCTTTCGCCTTCGGCCTGTTCCACGGCTTCGGCTTTGCCGGTGCGCTTGCCGATATTGGCTTGCCACAAGGGGAAGTGGTGCCCGCGCTGCTGGCGTTCAACCTCGGTGTCGAAGCGGGGCAGTTGCTGGTCGTCGCCGGAGTAATCGCGCTGCTGGCACTGATGCGCCGGACCGTGCCGGTTGCGGAAAATCCTGCATTGAAGATCGCCACTTATGCGATCGGCACCATCGGCAGCTTCTGGCTGATCGAGCGGGTGATCGGTTAA